A single genomic interval of Octopus bimaculoides isolate UCB-OBI-ISO-001 chromosome 22, ASM119413v2, whole genome shotgun sequence harbors:
- the LOC106874162 gene encoding docking protein 5, translating to MKRCTLYDKSNNSPAILEIGEDSKSKDASKKSYMLENVQSIHMGIFKSKSFQVMIHSKSFKLLFLVETEEEADSWVKHLKEVSLWEDTKKKKKRSVSPDARSSVTDDSDFESCDNSDIYESYEAAYFDVEVIKSDVSVRCNLSGSYSLLLSKSSISLLNKNRQITYYEWPYRYIRRYGKTANSFTFEAGRKCQSGEGNFQFKTTPGQGPVIFENVALLVSLIKPIHSDASAPKSPDVRILCYKEELERVISNQINPKSMLNKTGKLEAEFSNSDENVHESVPMPLNKNTTSAYSNINKDENEYSLLDLQYEVVPITNTKFAKDDNDYESFAENTKPDSNESEYECLTVSASQDNNAFKMYDHLNFYNMCKEEPEANKEKFKTWDYETLNNVKKNSEELESQYSELMSFDKCYSEPIKDSIVAAQQPETAQKPEVKPVSISDYQVCQYKQN from the exons ATGAAACGCTGTACATTGTATGACAAGAGCAACAACTCTCCGGCAATACTTGAGATTGGAGAGGACTCAAAGAGCAAAGATGCGAGCAAGAAATCCTACATGTTAGAGAATGTCCAGTCGATACACATGGGAATCTTCAAGTCAAAGAGTTTCCAGGTGATGATCCACAGCAAAAGTTTCAAGCTTCTCTTCTTGGTTGAAACGGAAGAGGAAGCCGACAGTTGGGTGAAGCATTTGAAGGAGGTGTCCTTATGGGAGgatacaaagaagaagaaaaagcggTCTGTGTCACCTGATGCTCGATCAAGCGTGACTGATGACAGTGACTTTGAGAGTTGTGATAATTCAGATATCTATGAATCTTATGAAG CTGCCTATTTTGATGTTGAAGTTATCAAATCTGATGTGTCTGTTCGATGTAATTTATCTGGAAGTTACTCTTTGCTGCTTTCCAAATCTAGCATCTCACTActcaacaaaaacagacaaataacTTATTATGAATGGCCTTACCGATATATCAGGCGTTACGGTAAAACTGCTAATTCCTTTACATTTGAAGCTGGTCGGAAATGTCAATCGGGTGAAGGTAATTTCCAGTTTAAAACTACTCCTGGTCAAGGCCCTGTTATTTTTGAGAATGTTGCTCTGCTCGTTAGTTTAATTAAACCCATTCATAGTGACGCCTCAGCTCCGAAGAGTCCTGATGTTAGGATACTGTGTTATAAAGAGGAGCTAGAGAGGGTAATTTCTAACCAGATTAACCCGAAATCGATGTTGAACAAAACTGGTAAGTTAGAGGCTGAATTTTCTAATTCTGATGAAAACGTGCATGAATCTGTTCCGATGCCATTGAACAAAAACACAACCAGTGCTTATTCGAATATTAACAAAGACGAAAATGAATACTCGCTTTTGGATTTACAATATGAAGTGGTTCCGATTACAAACACAAAATTTGCGAAGGACGACAATGACTATGAGAGCTTTGCCGAAAACACAAAGCCTGACTCAAATGAAAGCGAATACGAGTGCTTGACTGTTTCCGCATCACAGGATAACAACGCATTCAAGATGTACGATCATTTGAATTTCTACAATATGTGCAAGGAGGAACCAGAAGCGAATAAGGAAAAATTCAAAACATGGGACTATGAAACTcttaataatgttaaaaaaaattctgaagaaTTAGAAAGTCAATATTCTGAACTGATGTCATTTGACAAATGTTATTCGGAGCCGATTAAGGATTCTATAGTTGCTGCTCAACAACCTGAGACTGCGCAGAAACCAGAAGTGAAACCAGTGTCTATCTCGGACTATCAAGTATGTCAGtacaaacaaaattga
- the LOC106874163 gene encoding multifunctional methyltransferase subunit TRM112-like protein → MKLLTHNMLTSTIIKGVLKGYPLGITAKKLEIKEAEFNKEFICRMISKVDWSALYAAVTDVGHPNCIPQTLLEDFENNDEFLKKVHHALIEIEVDEGELICPETGRKFTIKNGIPNMLLNEDEV, encoded by the exons ATGAAGTTGCTCACCCACAACATGTTAACCTCGACTATTATTAAAGGGGTACTGAAAGGGTACCCGCTGGGTATTACA GCAAAGAAGTTAGAAATCAAAGAAGCAGAATTCAACAAAGAATTCATTTGTCGAATGATTTCCAAGGTCGATTGGTCTGCTCTGTATGCAGCCGTTACTGAT GTTGGTCATCCAAATTGTATTCCTCAAACTCTTCTCGAAGACTTTGAAAACAACGACGAGTTTTTGAAGAAAGTCCATCACGCTCTAATCGAG ATTGAGGTTGATGAAGGAGAACTGATTTGTCCTGAGACTGGCAGAAAATTTACTATCAAGAACGGAATACCCAATATGCTATTAAATGAAGATGAGGTGTGA